In Malaclemys terrapin pileata isolate rMalTer1 chromosome 11, rMalTer1.hap1, whole genome shotgun sequence, a single genomic region encodes these proteins:
- the NR4A2 gene encoding nuclear receptor subfamily 4 group A member 2 isoform X4: MDNYSTSYDVKPPCLYQMPLSGQQSSIKVEDIQMHSYQQHNHLPPQSEEMMPHSGSVYYKPSSPPTPTTPGFQVQHSPMWDDPGSLHNFHQNYVATTHMIEQRKTPVSRLSLFSFKQSPPGTPVSSCQMRFDGPLHVPMNPEPSGAHHVVDGQTFAVPNPIRKQASMGFPGLQIGHASQLLDTQVPSPPSRGSPSNEGLCAVCGDNAACQHYGVRTCEGCKGFFKRTVQKNAKYVCLANKNCPVDKRRRNRCQYCRFQKCLAVGMVKEVVRTDSLKGRRGRLPSKPKSPQEPSPPSPPVSLISALVRAHVDSNPAMSSLDYSRFQANPDYQMSGDDTQHIQQFYDLLTGSMEIIRGWAEKIPGFTDLSKPDQDLLFESAFLELFVLRLAYRSSPVEGKLIFCNGVVLHRLQCVRGFGEWIDSIVEFSSNLQNMNIDISAFSCIAALAMVTERHGLKEPKRVEELQNKIVNCLKDHVTFNNGGLNRPNYLSKLLGKLPELRTLCTQGLQRIFYLKLEDLVPPPAIIDKLFLDTLPF, encoded by the exons ATGGACAACTACAGCACAAGCTACGACGTGAAGCCACCTTGCTTGTACCAAATGCCCCTGTCCGGACAGCAGTCCTCTATTAAAGTGGAAGACATTCAGATGCACAGCTACCAGCAACACAaccacctccccccccagtcGGAGGAGATGATGCCTCATTCAGGCTCCGTTTACTACAAGCCTTCGTCGCCCCCGACTCCCACCACCCCCGGCTTCCAGGTGCAGCACAGCCCCATGTGGGACGACCCTGGCTCCCTCCACAACTTCCACCAGAATTACGTGGCCACCACCCACATGATCGAGCAGAGGAAAACGCCAGTGTCCAGGCTCTCCTTATTCTCATTTAAGCAATCACCCCCAGGAACCCCAGTGTCCAGCTGCCAGATGCGATTTGACGGGCCCCTCCACGTGCCCATGAACCCAGAGCCATCCGGGGCCCACCATGTAGTCGATGGCCAGACATTTGCAGTGCCCAATCCCATCCGCAAACAGGCATCCATGGGCTTCCCAGGGCTACAGATTGGCcatgcttcccagctgctggacaCCCAGgtgccatcccctccctcccggggATCTCCATCCAACGAGGGCCTCTGTGCAGTGTGCGGGGACAACGCGGCCTGCCAGCACTACGGAGTGCGCACCTGTGAGGGCTGCAAAGGGTTCTTCAAG CGCACTGTCCAGAAAAACGCAAAATACGTGTGTTTAGCAAATAAAAACTGCCCAGTTGACAAACGCCGCAGAAATCGCTGTCAGTATTGTCGGTTTCAAAAGTGCCTTGCAGTTGGCATGGTCAAAGAAG TGGTACGCACAGACAGTTTAAAAGGCCGAAGGGGTCGCTTACCATCCAAACCGAAGAGCCCCCAGGagccctctcccccctctcccccggtgAGTCTGATCAGTGCCCTGGTGAGAGCCCATGTCGACTCCAACCCGGCTATGAGCAGCCTGGACTATTCCAGG TTCCAGGCTAACCCTGACTACCAGATGAGTGGAGATGACACTCAGCATATCCAGCAGTTTTATGATCTCTTGACCGGCTCCATGGAGATCATCCGAGGATGGGCAGAAAAAATCCCTGGTTTCACTGACCTTTCTAAACCAGACCAGGACCTCCTCTTCGAATCCGCTTTCTTGGAACTGTTTGTGCTGCGGCTAGCATACAG GTCCAGCCCAGTGGAGGGCAAGCTTATCTTTTGCAATGGGGTGGTCCTGCACAGGTTGCAATGTGTCCGTGGCTTTGGAGAATGGATTGATTCCATTGTTGAATTCTCCTCCAACTTGCAAAATATGAACATCGACATATCTGCCTTCTCATGCATCGCTGCCCTGGCTATGGTAACAG AGAGGCACGGGCTAAAGGAACCCAAGAGGGTGGAAGAACTTCAGAACAAGATTGTAAATTGTCTCAAAGACCATGTGACTTTCAATAACGGAGGTTTGAATCGCCCCAATTATTTGTCCAAACTCTTGGGGAAGCTCCCTGAACTTCGCACCCTTTGCACACAGGGGCTGCAACGCATTTTCTACCTGAAACTAGAAGATTTGGTGCCACCTCCAGCAATAATCGACAAACTTTTTCTGGACACTTTACCTTTTTAA
- the NR4A2 gene encoding nuclear receptor subfamily 4 group A member 2 isoform X3, whose product MQLTRLSIYYTVSFPAMPCVQAQYGSSPQGASPASQSYSYHSSGEYSSDFLTPEFVKFSMDLTNTEITATTSLPSFSTFMDNYSTSYDVKPPCLYQMPLSGQQSSIKVEDIQMHSYQQHNHLPPQSEEMMPHSGSVYYKPSSPPTPTTPGFQVQHSPMWDDPGSLHNFHQNYVATTHMIEQRKTPVSRLSLFSFKQSPPGTPVSSCQMRFDGPLHVPMNPEPSGAHHVVDGQTFAVPNPIRKQASMGFPGLQIGHASQLLDTQVPSPPSRGSPSNEGLCAVCGDNAACQHYGVRTCEGCKGFFKRTVQKNAKYVCLANKNCPVDKRRRNRCQYCRFQKCLAVGMVKEVVRTDSLKGRRGRLPSKPKSPQEPSPPSPPFQANPDYQMSGDDTQHIQQFYDLLTGSMEIIRGWAEKIPGFTDLSKPDQDLLFESAFLELFVLRLAYRSSPVEGKLIFCNGVVLHRLQCVRGFGEWIDSIVEFSSNLQNMNIDISAFSCIAALAMVTERHGLKEPKRVEELQNKIVNCLKDHVTFNNGGLNRPNYLSKLLGKLPELRTLCTQGLQRIFYLKLEDLVPPPAIIDKLFLDTLPF is encoded by the exons ATGCAGTTGACCAGGCTGAGTATATATTACACTGTTTCATTTCCAGCCATGCCCTGTGTTCAGGCTCAGTATGGGTCATCGCCTCAAGGAGCCAGCCCAGCTTCCCAGAGCTACAGTTACCACTCTTCAGGAGAATACAGCTCCGATTTCTTAACTCCAGAGTTTGTCAAGTTTAGCATGGACCTCACCAACACTGAAATCACTGCCACCACTTCTCTCCCCAGCTTCAGTACCTTTATGGACAACTACAGCACAAGCTACGACGTGAAGCCACCTTGCTTGTACCAAATGCCCCTGTCCGGACAGCAGTCCTCTATTAAAGTGGAAGACATTCAGATGCACAGCTACCAGCAACACAaccacctccccccccagtcGGAGGAGATGATGCCTCATTCAGGCTCCGTTTACTACAAGCCTTCGTCGCCCCCGACTCCCACCACCCCCGGCTTCCAGGTGCAGCACAGCCCCATGTGGGACGACCCTGGCTCCCTCCACAACTTCCACCAGAATTACGTGGCCACCACCCACATGATCGAGCAGAGGAAAACGCCAGTGTCCAGGCTCTCCTTATTCTCATTTAAGCAATCACCCCCAGGAACCCCAGTGTCCAGCTGCCAGATGCGATTTGACGGGCCCCTCCACGTGCCCATGAACCCAGAGCCATCCGGGGCCCACCATGTAGTCGATGGCCAGACATTTGCAGTGCCCAATCCCATCCGCAAACAGGCATCCATGGGCTTCCCAGGGCTACAGATTGGCcatgcttcccagctgctggacaCCCAGgtgccatcccctccctcccggggATCTCCATCCAACGAGGGCCTCTGTGCAGTGTGCGGGGACAACGCGGCCTGCCAGCACTACGGAGTGCGCACCTGTGAGGGCTGCAAAGGGTTCTTCAAG CGCACTGTCCAGAAAAACGCAAAATACGTGTGTTTAGCAAATAAAAACTGCCCAGTTGACAAACGCCGCAGAAATCGCTGTCAGTATTGTCGGTTTCAAAAGTGCCTTGCAGTTGGCATGGTCAAAGAAG TGGTACGCACAGACAGTTTAAAAGGCCGAAGGGGTCGCTTACCATCCAAACCGAAGAGCCCCCAGGagccctctcccccctctcccccg TTCCAGGCTAACCCTGACTACCAGATGAGTGGAGATGACACTCAGCATATCCAGCAGTTTTATGATCTCTTGACCGGCTCCATGGAGATCATCCGAGGATGGGCAGAAAAAATCCCTGGTTTCACTGACCTTTCTAAACCAGACCAGGACCTCCTCTTCGAATCCGCTTTCTTGGAACTGTTTGTGCTGCGGCTAGCATACAG GTCCAGCCCAGTGGAGGGCAAGCTTATCTTTTGCAATGGGGTGGTCCTGCACAGGTTGCAATGTGTCCGTGGCTTTGGAGAATGGATTGATTCCATTGTTGAATTCTCCTCCAACTTGCAAAATATGAACATCGACATATCTGCCTTCTCATGCATCGCTGCCCTGGCTATGGTAACAG AGAGGCACGGGCTAAAGGAACCCAAGAGGGTGGAAGAACTTCAGAACAAGATTGTAAATTGTCTCAAAGACCATGTGACTTTCAATAACGGAGGTTTGAATCGCCCCAATTATTTGTCCAAACTCTTGGGGAAGCTCCCTGAACTTCGCACCCTTTGCACACAGGGGCTGCAACGCATTTTCTACCTGAAACTAGAAGATTTGGTGCCACCTCCAGCAATAATCGACAAACTTTTTCTGGACACTTTACCTTTTTAA
- the NR4A2 gene encoding nuclear receptor subfamily 4 group A member 2 isoform X1, producing MQLTRLSIYYTVSFPAMPCVQAQYGSSPQGASPASQSYSYHSSGEYSSDFLTPEFVKFSMDLTNTEITATTSLPSFSTFMDNYSTSYDVKPPCLYQMPLSGQQSSIKVEDIQMHSYQQHNHLPPQSEEMMPHSGSVYYKPSSPPTPTTPGFQVQHSPMWDDPGSLHNFHQNYVATTHMIEQRKTPVSRLSLFSFKQSPPGTPVSSCQMRFDGPLHVPMNPEPSGAHHVVDGQTFAVPNPIRKQASMGFPGLQIGHASQLLDTQVPSPPSRGSPSNEGLCAVCGDNAACQHYGVRTCEGCKGFFKRTVQKNAKYVCLANKNCPVDKRRRNRCQYCRFQKCLAVGMVKEVVRTDSLKGRRGRLPSKPKSPQEPSPPSPPVSLISALVRAHVDSNPAMSSLDYSRFQANPDYQMSGDDTQHIQQFYDLLTGSMEIIRGWAEKIPGFTDLSKPDQDLLFESAFLELFVLRLAYRSSPVEGKLIFCNGVVLHRLQCVRGFGEWIDSIVEFSSNLQNMNIDISAFSCIAALAMVTERHGLKEPKRVEELQNKIVNCLKDHVTFNNGGLNRPNYLSKLLGKLPELRTLCTQGLQRIFYLKLEDLVPPPAIIDKLFLDTLPF from the exons ATGCAGTTGACCAGGCTGAGTATATATTACACTGTTTCATTTCCAGCCATGCCCTGTGTTCAGGCTCAGTATGGGTCATCGCCTCAAGGAGCCAGCCCAGCTTCCCAGAGCTACAGTTACCACTCTTCAGGAGAATACAGCTCCGATTTCTTAACTCCAGAGTTTGTCAAGTTTAGCATGGACCTCACCAACACTGAAATCACTGCCACCACTTCTCTCCCCAGCTTCAGTACCTTTATGGACAACTACAGCACAAGCTACGACGTGAAGCCACCTTGCTTGTACCAAATGCCCCTGTCCGGACAGCAGTCCTCTATTAAAGTGGAAGACATTCAGATGCACAGCTACCAGCAACACAaccacctccccccccagtcGGAGGAGATGATGCCTCATTCAGGCTCCGTTTACTACAAGCCTTCGTCGCCCCCGACTCCCACCACCCCCGGCTTCCAGGTGCAGCACAGCCCCATGTGGGACGACCCTGGCTCCCTCCACAACTTCCACCAGAATTACGTGGCCACCACCCACATGATCGAGCAGAGGAAAACGCCAGTGTCCAGGCTCTCCTTATTCTCATTTAAGCAATCACCCCCAGGAACCCCAGTGTCCAGCTGCCAGATGCGATTTGACGGGCCCCTCCACGTGCCCATGAACCCAGAGCCATCCGGGGCCCACCATGTAGTCGATGGCCAGACATTTGCAGTGCCCAATCCCATCCGCAAACAGGCATCCATGGGCTTCCCAGGGCTACAGATTGGCcatgcttcccagctgctggacaCCCAGgtgccatcccctccctcccggggATCTCCATCCAACGAGGGCCTCTGTGCAGTGTGCGGGGACAACGCGGCCTGCCAGCACTACGGAGTGCGCACCTGTGAGGGCTGCAAAGGGTTCTTCAAG CGCACTGTCCAGAAAAACGCAAAATACGTGTGTTTAGCAAATAAAAACTGCCCAGTTGACAAACGCCGCAGAAATCGCTGTCAGTATTGTCGGTTTCAAAAGTGCCTTGCAGTTGGCATGGTCAAAGAAG TGGTACGCACAGACAGTTTAAAAGGCCGAAGGGGTCGCTTACCATCCAAACCGAAGAGCCCCCAGGagccctctcccccctctcccccggtgAGTCTGATCAGTGCCCTGGTGAGAGCCCATGTCGACTCCAACCCGGCTATGAGCAGCCTGGACTATTCCAGG TTCCAGGCTAACCCTGACTACCAGATGAGTGGAGATGACACTCAGCATATCCAGCAGTTTTATGATCTCTTGACCGGCTCCATGGAGATCATCCGAGGATGGGCAGAAAAAATCCCTGGTTTCACTGACCTTTCTAAACCAGACCAGGACCTCCTCTTCGAATCCGCTTTCTTGGAACTGTTTGTGCTGCGGCTAGCATACAG GTCCAGCCCAGTGGAGGGCAAGCTTATCTTTTGCAATGGGGTGGTCCTGCACAGGTTGCAATGTGTCCGTGGCTTTGGAGAATGGATTGATTCCATTGTTGAATTCTCCTCCAACTTGCAAAATATGAACATCGACATATCTGCCTTCTCATGCATCGCTGCCCTGGCTATGGTAACAG AGAGGCACGGGCTAAAGGAACCCAAGAGGGTGGAAGAACTTCAGAACAAGATTGTAAATTGTCTCAAAGACCATGTGACTTTCAATAACGGAGGTTTGAATCGCCCCAATTATTTGTCCAAACTCTTGGGGAAGCTCCCTGAACTTCGCACCCTTTGCACACAGGGGCTGCAACGCATTTTCTACCTGAAACTAGAAGATTTGGTGCCACCTCCAGCAATAATCGACAAACTTTTTCTGGACACTTTACCTTTTTAA
- the NR4A2 gene encoding nuclear receptor subfamily 4 group A member 2 isoform X2 codes for MPCVQAQYGSSPQGASPASQSYSYHSSGEYSSDFLTPEFVKFSMDLTNTEITATTSLPSFSTFMDNYSTSYDVKPPCLYQMPLSGQQSSIKVEDIQMHSYQQHNHLPPQSEEMMPHSGSVYYKPSSPPTPTTPGFQVQHSPMWDDPGSLHNFHQNYVATTHMIEQRKTPVSRLSLFSFKQSPPGTPVSSCQMRFDGPLHVPMNPEPSGAHHVVDGQTFAVPNPIRKQASMGFPGLQIGHASQLLDTQVPSPPSRGSPSNEGLCAVCGDNAACQHYGVRTCEGCKGFFKRTVQKNAKYVCLANKNCPVDKRRRNRCQYCRFQKCLAVGMVKEVVRTDSLKGRRGRLPSKPKSPQEPSPPSPPVSLISALVRAHVDSNPAMSSLDYSRFQANPDYQMSGDDTQHIQQFYDLLTGSMEIIRGWAEKIPGFTDLSKPDQDLLFESAFLELFVLRLAYRSSPVEGKLIFCNGVVLHRLQCVRGFGEWIDSIVEFSSNLQNMNIDISAFSCIAALAMVTERHGLKEPKRVEELQNKIVNCLKDHVTFNNGGLNRPNYLSKLLGKLPELRTLCTQGLQRIFYLKLEDLVPPPAIIDKLFLDTLPF; via the exons ATGCCCTGTGTTCAGGCTCAGTATGGGTCATCGCCTCAAGGAGCCAGCCCAGCTTCCCAGAGCTACAGTTACCACTCTTCAGGAGAATACAGCTCCGATTTCTTAACTCCAGAGTTTGTCAAGTTTAGCATGGACCTCACCAACACTGAAATCACTGCCACCACTTCTCTCCCCAGCTTCAGTACCTTTATGGACAACTACAGCACAAGCTACGACGTGAAGCCACCTTGCTTGTACCAAATGCCCCTGTCCGGACAGCAGTCCTCTATTAAAGTGGAAGACATTCAGATGCACAGCTACCAGCAACACAaccacctccccccccagtcGGAGGAGATGATGCCTCATTCAGGCTCCGTTTACTACAAGCCTTCGTCGCCCCCGACTCCCACCACCCCCGGCTTCCAGGTGCAGCACAGCCCCATGTGGGACGACCCTGGCTCCCTCCACAACTTCCACCAGAATTACGTGGCCACCACCCACATGATCGAGCAGAGGAAAACGCCAGTGTCCAGGCTCTCCTTATTCTCATTTAAGCAATCACCCCCAGGAACCCCAGTGTCCAGCTGCCAGATGCGATTTGACGGGCCCCTCCACGTGCCCATGAACCCAGAGCCATCCGGGGCCCACCATGTAGTCGATGGCCAGACATTTGCAGTGCCCAATCCCATCCGCAAACAGGCATCCATGGGCTTCCCAGGGCTACAGATTGGCcatgcttcccagctgctggacaCCCAGgtgccatcccctccctcccggggATCTCCATCCAACGAGGGCCTCTGTGCAGTGTGCGGGGACAACGCGGCCTGCCAGCACTACGGAGTGCGCACCTGTGAGGGCTGCAAAGGGTTCTTCAAG CGCACTGTCCAGAAAAACGCAAAATACGTGTGTTTAGCAAATAAAAACTGCCCAGTTGACAAACGCCGCAGAAATCGCTGTCAGTATTGTCGGTTTCAAAAGTGCCTTGCAGTTGGCATGGTCAAAGAAG TGGTACGCACAGACAGTTTAAAAGGCCGAAGGGGTCGCTTACCATCCAAACCGAAGAGCCCCCAGGagccctctcccccctctcccccggtgAGTCTGATCAGTGCCCTGGTGAGAGCCCATGTCGACTCCAACCCGGCTATGAGCAGCCTGGACTATTCCAGG TTCCAGGCTAACCCTGACTACCAGATGAGTGGAGATGACACTCAGCATATCCAGCAGTTTTATGATCTCTTGACCGGCTCCATGGAGATCATCCGAGGATGGGCAGAAAAAATCCCTGGTTTCACTGACCTTTCTAAACCAGACCAGGACCTCCTCTTCGAATCCGCTTTCTTGGAACTGTTTGTGCTGCGGCTAGCATACAG GTCCAGCCCAGTGGAGGGCAAGCTTATCTTTTGCAATGGGGTGGTCCTGCACAGGTTGCAATGTGTCCGTGGCTTTGGAGAATGGATTGATTCCATTGTTGAATTCTCCTCCAACTTGCAAAATATGAACATCGACATATCTGCCTTCTCATGCATCGCTGCCCTGGCTATGGTAACAG AGAGGCACGGGCTAAAGGAACCCAAGAGGGTGGAAGAACTTCAGAACAAGATTGTAAATTGTCTCAAAGACCATGTGACTTTCAATAACGGAGGTTTGAATCGCCCCAATTATTTGTCCAAACTCTTGGGGAAGCTCCCTGAACTTCGCACCCTTTGCACACAGGGGCTGCAACGCATTTTCTACCTGAAACTAGAAGATTTGGTGCCACCTCCAGCAATAATCGACAAACTTTTTCTGGACACTTTACCTTTTTAA